GTCGCACGCGCCAGCGATGGCACCCCGAACCTGCTGGTCGGAGGACGTGGGGGATGGATCCGAACTTACCGACTCGACGACGGCGTGCCGCACCGCGTCCGCGACTTCCTCCTGTCGCCAGATGAGGGGTAGCGGATATGACTGCTTCGGCGACCAACTGGCACGCACGGAAGGATCCGCGTTTCATTGCCTTCTTGGCCGGGGTTGTAACGAACAACCTCGGTGAAGGAATTTACAAAGTTGCTCTCCCTCTGCTGGCATACTCGCTGACCGGTTCGCTCGCCGTGATGGCTCTCGTCGCGGCAGCAACTCCGATCGCCCTGCTGCTCGGCGGCCCGCTATTCGGATACATCGCCGATCGTTACGGCACTCGTGTGCTCGTCGTTCCCGGCCTCGCAGTGCAGTGTGTCGCTGCGCTCGTACTTGCACTTTCTCTGCTCAATGGTGGGAAACCGACCATCGCATTACTGGCCGCCTCGGAATTCTTCATACAGCTTGGCGGTGCGATGTATCGGGCCGGCTGGTTCGCCAGCGTACCTGGCCTCTTCCCGACCGAACCGGGGCGGGCGCGCGGACTCCTGGCCACCAGCTATCAAGCCACCGAGATGCTCGGCCCCCTGCTGGCAGGCTTGCTCATCGCTGTACTCGGAATACCTGGACTTGTATGGATCAACGTAGCGACTTTTCTCGCCCCAATGGGGGTCTGGATAGCTGGGGTACGAGTGCCACGCGAGCAGGATGGAGGCACGCTCCCACACGGCCTTTGGGGGTCGCTCGGCGAAGGCTGGCAGGTTCTGCGCCACAGTCGTCGTGTCTTTACCACGATGTTGCTGCTGGTTCCATGCTCATTGCTCGCAAGCAGCGCGACGCTGGCGCTTGGATTGTTCTACCTGCGGGATCGTCTCGACGTCTCGGAGAGTATGGTCGGAATCGCGGTAGCACTGATCAACGTCGGCGCACTGTTCGGTGCGGCTTCCGCAGCCCGCCGACACCACATGCGGCTACGGACGATCGCCTACGCCGCCCTCGGGACCATGGCGGGAAGCCTGTTCCTCGCCCCACTACCGATGACCGCGGTCGTCGTGGGCGCTCTCGCCATGCTCTTCGCCGCCGAAGCGCTGCTGTCGACGTCAGCGGAAGTTGCACTCTACAACTCACTGCCTCGTGAAGCCATCGGTCGCACCTACGGCTTCTTTCGATTGGTGCTCGGTACAGCAGCCATGCTGGCCCCTGCCGTCATAGCGGTCTCCGACGTCCTGCTCGACGTGCGAGCCGTCTTCGTCGTCCTCGGCTTGTTCGCAGTGGCCCCCCTCGCATGGCTGCTGCTGCGATCGCCGAGCGAGTGGGATCTCGTGCCTGAATCAGCGTCGAAGCCCGCACTCCCCGACTCGCCTCCTGCCTCCGATTCCCCACGCCAGCAGGATCCCCAAACCTCAGCCCCTCGGGAAGATTCCACATGACTCAGAGATCGCCTTCGCCCACCAAGATCCCTGACAGCCCGCGGGTACGCGCCCGCGTGCCGATGCCGCTGTCCGTACGACAGCACTCCGCGAACGCGGAAGTAGTCAGCTTCGTCGGGTTGCGCGACTCGGACGAGCACATTGCTCTCGTCCTGCCACGCCCGGTAGGTGCCCCAGAGCCTGACTCCGCCCCATTGGTACGTATCCATTCCGAATGCCTCACTGGTGACGTGTTCGGCAGTGCGCGCTGCGACTGCGGCGCACAGTTGGAGGAATCCCTCGAGCTGATGGCTGACCAGGGTGGAGTGATTTGTTACCTGCGTCAGGAAGGGCGTGGAATCGGACTCTACAACAAACTAGACGCCTATCGTCTGCAGGACAACGGTTACGACACGCTCGAAGCGAACCTCGCGTTGGATCTGCCCGGCGACGCCCGTGCATACGGTGTCGCCACCGAGATGCTCAAAGCGTTGGACCTGACCAGTGTCCGCCTTCTCACGAACAATCCCGACAAAGCCCGCGACCTGCACGCCACCGGCATCAACGTCACTGAGGTCGTGGGGACGAGCACCCATGTCACCGATCACAACCGCAACTACTTGCGCACCAAGGCGACACGACTACTCCACCAACTCGATGCCTGACACTGCCCCAAACCGGGAAGGACAATCATGATCGGACATGTCGGCCCCATCAGCGGTATTGCGTCACACTCGGATCGACTCATTGCGACCGCAGGCTACGACAACCAGGTCATCCTATGGGATCAGCGAACTCGCACCGCAATGGCTCGTGTCATGCACGATCACCTGGCCAACCAGTGCGCATTCAGCCCAGCCGGCGACCTGCTGGTGACTTCGTCAAGCGACTACACCGCGCGGCTGTGGTCGGTGCCCGACCTCTCGCTGGTTACCGTGCTCGGTGATCACACGGATGACGTGGAAATGTCCGTGTTTCACCCAGATCGCCCACTGGTCGCGACTGCTTCACGAGACCACCAGGTCCGGGTATTCGAAACCAACGGCAAGCTTAGACATCGCTTCACCGGTCACACTGCCGACGTCATCTCTGTCGAGTGGGCCTCCGGAGGCGACGAACTGATCACCTCCAGCGACGACGGCACGGTCAAGCGTTGGTCATTGCTCACCGAGAAGCTCGTCGAGGACATCGATCTCGGCGGCGCGGAGACCGACACGGTCGTCATCGATTCGGACGGCACCCTTTACGCCGGCAACGACCTCGGCCAGATTATCGTTATCAGCGCAGCGGAGACATCTCGCATCGCCGCCCATGACGCCGGAATCAAAAGACTGGTCCTTTCGTCGGAGCGGGGACTCCTGGTGAGTTTGAGTTACGACCGGGCCTTGCGACTCTGGGATGTCTCCGAGACCCGTCCGCAGCCCCTACTTCACACCACCTTTCCCGACGATGTGTGGCCTCGTTCCTGCGCGTTCGCCGCAGGCTCGACATTGGTGTGCGGCACCTTCGGTCGTGTGTACCGTACCTTCGACTACGACCGGGGACATTGGAGAGAAGAGCCAGTGCCCATAACCCACGGCGTGAACGCCGCCACCGAGCATGACAGTGCGGTACTTTCCATCGGCGACGCCGGAGAGCTCCGGAGAGACGGAACGCCCATCGCTGGCATGGACAGTTTGTGCAACTTCCTCACGCCTGTTCCAGGTACCAGCCTGGTGCTCACCGGAGGACAGCTTGGAACGGTGTTCGACGCCTTAACCGAGCGTGTGCTGTACCAACACCACTCACCCGTGAACTGCGCGGTAGCCTACGACGTGGACGGTGACACTCACGTCGTCATCGGTGCCTACACCGGCGAAGGCATCATCATAAGGATCGGCACGGACAGCACGACGGTACACGTCTGTGACGTTCCACTGCACGAAAACGCAGTCAAAGGCATTGCCGTCCAGGACGGTGTCATATTCTCGGTGAGTGCGGATCAGGGTGCAGCCTGGCACGACGCACGGACCCTTCACGAGCTGCACCGAGTCAACGACGCTCACGACCGAATAGCCAATGCCTGTGTCGGAGTGGGATCGGGCTGGTTCGCCAGCGTCGGTCGTGATCGAGTCCTGCGACTCTGGGACCCTTCCTACAAGGACCACCCTGAGCCAACCCCACTGTCGCACTCGGTCAAGTGCGTCGCTGCCGACGAGAGGGGCACCGTCGTCGCTGTGGGCACTTACGACGGACACGTGGCCTTCTACGATCGGAGCGAGAAGCGGTGGACGCAAGTCGTGCGTCCCAGTGCATCCGGCATCTCTTCAATCACCCGGTCCGCCGACGGAGGCTTCGTCGCCAGCTCCTACGACGGCCTGGTGCACCGCATCGAGGTGACCCCATGACAACATCACCCCGGTCACTGGCAGGCCAAGATCTACACACGCTTGACGACCGGACCGCTATGAGGCTGCCTCCCCATTTCACCGATCGGTACGACCCCGCTGCGCTCACGCGTCACACCTCCGATCTAGCCGCTCGAACTCTCGACCACCTGTTGGCCGTCATGGACGACCAGGGATCACCGGTCGAACGACGGTGGAGCGCAGGATCCCTGCTCGCACTGCGCGGCGACCCTCGCATCGATCCCTTCCGTCCTGAGATGGTAGAGATTCCGGCCACCACGACCACCGTGGGGCTACCTGCGCACTCGGTACAGGCCGTCACCGACCACTGGGCTGAGGTGGGTGTCCGGGAAGAGTGGATTCTCAAGGAGTGCCCGGCCCATCCCGTGTCCTTGGGCCACTTCCGTGTCATGCGGTACCCGGTGACCAATGCGGAGTACCGGGAGTTTCTACTCGAGACCGGTCACACGGCCCTGCCCTCCTCCTGGAGGTTCGGAGCATTCCCCACGAAAAACGCCAACCACCCAGTGTGGACGGTACGCGCCGAAGACGCCGAGGCCTATGCGGAATGGTTGGCCAACCGGACGGGGCGGGTATTCCGGCTCCCCACGGAAGCTGAGTGGGAGCATACAGCCCACGGCGGCACTAGTCAGGAGTACCCATGGGGTGACACCTTCGACCCCACAGCCACGAATACCGCGGAAGCCGGTCCCTTGGATACGACTCCGATCGGCATGTACCCGCAGGGGCGCAGTCCCCTTGGCATCGACGATCTTGGGGGAAACGTCGAGGAACACGTCGCCGGAGAATACGCAGCCTACCCCGGCGGGCAGACAGTGGACGACGACCTCAGCACGCAGTCCAGGCATTACCGCATGACTCGCGGCGGAGCCTTTACCCGGTTCGGCGACCTCACCCGGTGTCGTCGACGCCACGGGTGGTTCGACCGCGAAATCTATCCAGTAGGTTTCCGGCTCGCGGAGACACCATGACCCACAGCGACGACACTCAGACTGCCTACAACGTCATCGGCGGGCACTACCAGAACGTCAAGGACCTACCGTGCGCGGTCGTGGAAACAGCCTCCGTGCATACGGCACTCGGCTCTGTTCAAGGAATGCATGTGCTCGACCTTGCGTGCGGCACCGGCTTCTACGCCCGTCAGGCAGCTCGCGACGGCGCCGCTACGGTCCTGGGTGTGGACATGTCGAGCTCCATGATCGACACCGCTCGCGATGAGGAACGTCGCGAACCGCTAAGCGTGACCTACGAGGTGGCCGACGTCCGCGAAGCGATTCGGTTCGGAAGTTTCAATATCATTCTCGCGGCCTGGCTGCTCAATTACACCGACGAACTGTCAGAGATGACCGCGATGTTCACAACCGTCGCCGACAACCTCGCCCCTGGTGGCCTCTTCGTCGGCGTCACCCAGAATCCATGGTTCGACTTTCATGGTGCTGACCCGTCTCCGTACGGTTGGAGCTTCGTACCCGGCGAAATCGCCGAACACGGCACACGCGTGCGGGCCACCGCCCATATCGACCCGCCCATCGGCTTTTCCACCTGGTTTCCGAATGCCGAATCGTACACCACTGCCGCTTGGCGAGCCGGGCTAGAAGCGCCGCGATGGGAACCCCTGGTTGTGCCCCCTGGCGAGTTCTGGAACGGCCTGCGTTCCAACCCGTGTCTTGCGGTACTTTGCCTACGGAAGGAAGCCGTACGGTAGAGACACGAGACGCTGCTGAAGAAGCCTCCTCGTCGTCAGGTTCCCCACCCCACATCCGCGGTCACGAGAGCGAAACATCTCCAGGGGAAGTCGCCCGCGCCAGCTGTCACGTGGTGCGTCCATTCGCCTGAGCAGTACTGGCAGCTGCATGACCTGCTGAGCCTGAAGGACCGTGCAGCGTCGGCACCACCAACGACATCGTCCACACAGCCCGCGCCGCCCGACGCACCACGGCTCGTCGCACGATACCCGGACACAGACGAGGCCACCGCGGGGACCCACCGACTCAGACACACGCCTCCCCAGATCACCACCGGGAGAGCACGAGACGCAACAAGCACCGACGCGCCGCACCGCGCCGGTTTCAGCAACACCGAAAAAAGAACACTGACGCTGTGGGAAGGCTCCCACACCAGTGGGCCGGAGGGGCGAGCTGCGCGCTATCCACCCGGGTCACACTTCCGGAGCCCGAACAGCGGCGCGACCAGGCGGCCGTCGGTGTTGATCGAGGTGGTGACGACTGGCGCGGACGGGGAGAGCGCGGGCGAGTCCGCTTCGCCCCTCACCCTGCCACTCGTCCCGAGCTGCTCACCGGGGCCGGAGCAGAACAGCGCTTCAGATCCATTCCCGAGTCCGTACCAGCACCAGGAGAGGGGCCTGGGCTCAGACATCCTGCGCGGGGTTGCCGACCAGCCGGTCGAGCCGATCGACCAGGTCGCTCCTCCCGGCCTCGGGGGCCAAAGCGCGCAACCTGCTCTCGTCGAGGCCGGGAAACTCCAGCTGATCCCCGATCACGCGCAACTCGTCCGCACGGTCCTGCGGTTTGTACCGGAACCGGTCCAACTGGGATTCGACACGCTCCAGCAGAGCACGTCGCCGCACCTCCTGGTCCTGGCACCACATCCGCACCACGACGGTGCGGAGGTCGACGAACGAGCCCACGTCCCTGATGCCGCGCGACCCGAACCGTGTTATACCGCGAACCGGTCGGATGGGCGTTCACAGCGGCGGTAGCGACAGGTACCAGGGACCACTGTCATATTGGAATAATTCCAATCTTGACTTTGACAAATTGTTGAGGTCCCTGCTCATGTCTCAGCCGAACGGCAAGACGAAGAGCGGCGGTATACGTGTTTCTTGACGCGTGAGTGCTGTCGGTTTCAGACTGTCTCCTACTCAGTGAAAATTAAATTTCATTATACGAAATAGCGCTTGTCGCCCGGAGAGAGGACCTCGTCATGTCGCGCGCTTGGCTCGCCGGCAGGCCAAGCGGGCGGGTGTTGGGGCGCGTATCCGTCTCGGGTGGACGTCTCGAACCAGGAAGGGTGAGCTGTGCACAAGGAACAAGATTCCTCGATCACAGTATCGGGAAAGCCGAAACGATCGTTTCGGGTTTCACGAGGGCTATTCAGAATTCCTGAATCTATCGAGTGCGATGACGACGTTGATGGTTCGCGGAAAGGTCTCTTTGGGGCGTCGGTAGTCGGTGAACAGGATACGCCAGGTTTTGAAATTAGCGATGGCGCGTTCGACGACGGAGCGAATGTGGTTGATTTGCTCGTTGAATTCTTTTTCCCAGTCGAGGAGGTCGCGGTGTGCGGGTTTTTTGGTGGGGGGTGAGCATGCCGAGACCGACGTATCCTTTATCGCCGAGGAGGTTGCCTGGTCGAATATGTTCGAGGATTCCGGAGGCGCGAAGTGCTTCGGCGTCATGGGTTTTACCGTCGGCGGGTGTCGACACGTAGCGGCGTCGGCCGTCCAGGTGGCTCACGAGCTGGACAGTCAGGCCGGTGGTGCGGTGCTTGCCGGAGTACAGCTCCGGGCTGTGTTCCCAGGACCAGCAGGGCAACAAGGTGCCGTCGACGACGAACGTTTCCCCGGTGGCCAGCTCGTCCAGCGTGGGCAGATAGTCGGCCAACACCCGTTCCAGGATCGGTGTCAGCGTGCTGATCCGGCGGCTGATCGTGGGCTGCGACGTTTCCAGGAGCTCGGCGATAACGTTCTTCGACCCAGTTCCGCCGCAGATACCACAACACCGCAACGACACTTTTGAACAAACCTACCCCGGCGGGACGTCCACATTTCTTGGTGCCAGTGTCGAGGTGGTAGTGTACCTGAGCGACAAGGTCGGTCAGTTGCTCCCGCGTGAAACCTGTTGTATGATACATGATGGCAGCTTCGCTTGCAGGGAATAGTTCTCTTGGTCGAGTCAATTATCCCACAAGCGAGCTGCCCTTTATTCTGATGAGGGTCAGCACGGCACGCGGAAACTAACACCCTTTTGAATAA
This genomic stretch from Actinopolyspora halophila DSM 43834 harbors:
- a CDS encoding MFS transporter, whose translation is MTASATNWHARKDPRFIAFLAGVVTNNLGEGIYKVALPLLAYSLTGSLAVMALVAAATPIALLLGGPLFGYIADRYGTRVLVVPGLAVQCVAALVLALSLLNGGKPTIALLAASEFFIQLGGAMYRAGWFASVPGLFPTEPGRARGLLATSYQATEMLGPLLAGLLIAVLGIPGLVWINVATFLAPMGVWIAGVRVPREQDGGTLPHGLWGSLGEGWQVLRHSRRVFTTMLLLVPCSLLASSATLALGLFYLRDRLDVSESMVGIAVALINVGALFGAASAARRHHMRLRTIAYAALGTMAGSLFLAPLPMTAVVVGALAMLFAAEALLSTSAEVALYNSLPREAIGRTYGFFRLVLGTAAMLAPAVIAVSDVLLDVRAVFVVLGLFAVAPLAWLLLRSPSEWDLVPESASKPALPDSPPASDSPRQQDPQTSAPREDST
- a CDS encoding GTP cyclohydrolase II, with protein sequence MPLSVRQHSANAEVVSFVGLRDSDEHIALVLPRPVGAPEPDSAPLVRIHSECLTGDVFGSARCDCGAQLEESLELMADQGGVICYLRQEGRGIGLYNKLDAYRLQDNGYDTLEANLALDLPGDARAYGVATEMLKALDLTSVRLLTNNPDKARDLHATGINVTEVVGTSTHVTDHNRNYLRTKATRLLHQLDA
- a CDS encoding WD40 repeat domain-containing protein, whose amino-acid sequence is MIGHVGPISGIASHSDRLIATAGYDNQVILWDQRTRTAMARVMHDHLANQCAFSPAGDLLVTSSSDYTARLWSVPDLSLVTVLGDHTDDVEMSVFHPDRPLVATASRDHQVRVFETNGKLRHRFTGHTADVISVEWASGGDELITSSDDGTVKRWSLLTEKLVEDIDLGGAETDTVVIDSDGTLYAGNDLGQIIVISAAETSRIAAHDAGIKRLVLSSERGLLVSLSYDRALRLWDVSETRPQPLLHTTFPDDVWPRSCAFAAGSTLVCGTFGRVYRTFDYDRGHWREEPVPITHGVNAATEHDSAVLSIGDAGELRRDGTPIAGMDSLCNFLTPVPGTSLVLTGGQLGTVFDALTERVLYQHHSPVNCAVAYDVDGDTHVVIGAYTGEGIIIRIGTDSTTVHVCDVPLHENAVKGIAVQDGVIFSVSADQGAAWHDARTLHELHRVNDAHDRIANACVGVGSGWFASVGRDRVLRLWDPSYKDHPEPTPLSHSVKCVAADERGTVVAVGTYDGHVAFYDRSEKRWTQVVRPSASGISSITRSADGGFVASSYDGLVHRIEVTP
- a CDS encoding formylglycine-generating enzyme family protein codes for the protein MTTSPRSLAGQDLHTLDDRTAMRLPPHFTDRYDPAALTRHTSDLAARTLDHLLAVMDDQGSPVERRWSAGSLLALRGDPRIDPFRPEMVEIPATTTTVGLPAHSVQAVTDHWAEVGVREEWILKECPAHPVSLGHFRVMRYPVTNAEYREFLLETGHTALPSSWRFGAFPTKNANHPVWTVRAEDAEAYAEWLANRTGRVFRLPTEAEWEHTAHGGTSQEYPWGDTFDPTATNTAEAGPLDTTPIGMYPQGRSPLGIDDLGGNVEEHVAGEYAAYPGGQTVDDDLSTQSRHYRMTRGGAFTRFGDLTRCRRRHGWFDREIYPVGFRLAETP
- a CDS encoding class I SAM-dependent methyltransferase; this translates as MTHSDDTQTAYNVIGGHYQNVKDLPCAVVETASVHTALGSVQGMHVLDLACGTGFYARQAARDGAATVLGVDMSSSMIDTARDEERREPLSVTYEVADVREAIRFGSFNIILAAWLLNYTDELSEMTAMFTTVADNLAPGGLFVGVTQNPWFDFHGADPSPYGWSFVPGEIAEHGTRVRATAHIDPPIGFSTWFPNAESYTTAAWRAGLEAPRWEPLVVPPGEFWNGLRSNPCLAVLCLRKEAVR